A single window of Nicotiana tomentosiformis chromosome 1, ASM39032v3, whole genome shotgun sequence DNA harbors:
- the LOC104095237 gene encoding galactinol synthase 1, protein MAPEIVKVSETMVKPRIVTSGERAYVTFLAGNGDYVKGVVGLAKGLRKVKSAYPLVVAVLPDVPAEHRRILEAQGCIVREIEPVYPPENQTRFAMAYYVINYSKLRIWEFVEYKKTIYLDGDIQVYDNIDHLFDLPDGYFYAVMDCFCEKTWSHTPQYKIGYCQQCPDKVKWPTEELGQPPSLYFNAGMFVFEPSLHIYDDLLKTLQITPSTPFAEQDFLNIYFKDIYRPIPLVYNLVLAMLWRHPENVELDKVKVVHYCAAGSKPWKYTGKEENMQREDIKLLMKKWWDIYNDESLDYKNAVAVNNQVTADAAEAVNQLQPLIAAAMSQAGAVKYVTAPSAA, encoded by the exons ATGGCTCCGGAGATTGTGAAAGTAAGTGAGACAATGGTGAAACCAAGAATTGTAACGAGTGGGGAGAGGGCTTACGTGACGTTTTTGGCTGGTAATGGTGACTACGTGAAGGGTGTAGTTGGGTTAGCTAAGGGGCTAAGAAAGGTCAAATCGGCGTATCCGCTGGTGGTGGCGGTTCTGCCGGATGTGCCGGCGGAGCACCGCCGTATACTGGAGGCGCAAGGCTGCATAGTTAGGGAGATTGAGCCAGTTTACCCACCTGAGAACCAAACTCGATTCGCCATGGCTTATTACGTCATAAATTACTCCAAGCTTCGTATCTGGGAG TTTGTGGAGTACAAGAAGACGATATACCTAGACGGTGACATTCAGGTGTATGACAACATTGATCATCTCTTTGATTTGCCAGATGGTTATTTCTACGCAGTAATGGACTGTTTCTGTGAGAAAACATGGAGTCACACTCCTCAATATAAGATCGGCTACTGCCAACAGTGTCCGGACAAGGTCAAGTGGCCTACTGAGGAATTGGGTCAGCCTCCTTCCCTTTATTTCAACGCTGGAATGTTTGTGTTTGAGCCCAGCCTTCATATTTATGATGACCTATTAAAGACTCTTCAGATCACCCCTTCTACTCCTTTTGCAGAGCAG GACTTCTTGAATATTTATTTCAAGGACATTTACAGACCAATACCTTTAGTTTACAATCTTGTTCTAGCAATGTTATGGCGGCATCCCGAGAATGTTGAATTGGATAAAGTGAAAGTTGTACACTATTGTGCAGCG GGATCAAAGCCATGGAAATACACGGGGAAAGAAGAAAATATGCAAAGGGAGGACATAAAATTACTGATGAAGAAGTGGTGGGACATTTACAACGACGAATCATTGGACTACAAGAATGCGGTTGCTGTTAATAATCAGGTGACAGCTGATGCAGCTGAAGCAGTGAACCAGCTGCAACCATTGATTGCTGCTGCTATGTCCCAGGCTGGCGCGGTCAAATACGTGACTGCTCCCTCTGCTGCTTAG